TCAAACAGGGTGACCTGCTGAGGCAGATAGCCAATCAGTGAGCCCAGAACATCCGGATCATATTGATCCAGCGTCGCGCCGCCCAGTCGGATTGACCCGGCTCCGACGGGCCATGCCCCGATCAATGCCCTGGCAAGAGTGGATTTCCCGGCACCAGAAGGTCCGATCACGCCCATGGCCTGACCGGGGGCAACCGAAAAGCTGACGCCGCGCAGGGTGGCGATTCCCTGTCCCGGCGGGGCGACCGACAATTGCCGGACATCCAGACGGGCCTCGGGGCGCGGCAGCGGGGTCTTGGCCGCCGGCGGCGGCTGTCGGGTCAGCAGGCGGGACAAACGTTCCCAGCCGTCCTGCGCTGCCTGCGCCAGCGCCCAGCCGCCGACCAGTTGCTCGACCGGAGCAAGAGCACGGCCCATCATGATCGAACTGGCAATCATCGCACCGGGCGTGACCTCCTGACGTAGAACCAGCAGCGCACCGGTGGCCAGCATCGCGCTTTGAAGAAACAGGCGGAAGCTGCGCGAAAAGACTGTGAAGCTGGCCGAGGTATCGGCACCGCGCACGGCGTTTTCCTGGGCTTCGCCGCGCGCGCGCCTCCAGCGCGCAAAGGTCGCGCTGCGCATGCCCAGGGCTCCGATCACTTCGCCTTCGTCGCGATAGAGATCCGCCATTCGCTGCGCCTGGGCCGAGGCGAGGGCCGAATTCTGCAAGGGGCGTCGCGTCAGCAGGCGGTTGGCGATGGTCGAGACGACTAGAACAAGGCCGCCAGCCGTTGCCACGGCTCCCAGCAATGGGTGGAACATGAAGACGGCAGCAAGGAACAGCGGAGCCCATGGCAGGTCGAACATGGCCAGCAGCACCGGAGAGCCGATAAAGCGCTGGACCGAATCCAGATCCCGCATGCCGCTGGCGGTCGCTGCGGATTCATCGCCGCTGATCGCCCCTTCGCGCAGGGCCGCGGTAAAGACGCGCCCCTCCATCCGGTCCTGAAAGCGTGC
This is a stretch of genomic DNA from Paracoccus seriniphilus. It encodes these proteins:
- a CDS encoding type I secretion system permease/ATPase, coding for MNKAPLPNDGDKELRRARAAGLHLFIAVGLFSAIVNLLMLTGPLFMLQVYDRVLGSRSVETLTALFVLVVFLFLMMGVVDLARNRVTQRIAARFQDRMEGRVFTAALREGAISGDESAATASGMRDLDSVQRFIGSPVLLAMFDLPWAPLFLAAVFMFHPLLGAVATAGGLVLVVSTIANRLLTRRPLQNSALASAQAQRMADLYRDEGEVIGALGMRSATFARWRRARGEAQENAVRGADTSASFTVFSRSFRLFLQSAMLATGALLVLRQEVTPGAMIASSIMMGRALAPVEQLVGGWALAQAAQDGWERLSRLLTRQPPPAAKTPLPRPEARLDVRQLSVAPPGQGIATLRGVSFSVAPGQAMGVIGPSGAGKSTLARALIGAWPVGAGSIRLGGATLDQYDPDVLGSLIGYLPQQVTLFDGTIAENIARLAPDPDPERVVRAARAAAAHQMILDLPKGYDTLISQTSGRLSGGQIQRIGLARALYPDPLLLVLDEPNSNLDNQGSEALNAAIRRVKAQRGAVIIMAHRPAAINECELLLVMEQGVRRAFGPRDQVLQEMVQNSAQIKKAQEAGRSGGVA